In a genomic window of Sinorhizobium meliloti:
- a CDS encoding ABC transporter ATP-binding protein — protein MPAAPLEVDNLSAGYGPTRVLEGISFSVPAGARLAVLGRNGMGKTTLLATLAGQTRRYNGRIRIGEADVTTLPSASRALKGLGFVPQARCVFPSLTVEENLFVGLKGRPKTALSEAYEMFPRLYERRRNLGLQLSGGEQQMLSTARSILGRPSVLLLDEPLEGLAPVICEELMKAFAELAKTGDMTILLVEQRIQSALDFADRVIILERGRLAWSGTPEALAKEQATVERLLGVGGLH, from the coding sequence ATGCCGGCAGCGCCGCTTGAGGTCGACAATCTCTCCGCCGGCTATGGGCCGACGCGGGTGCTGGAGGGGATTTCCTTTTCGGTGCCTGCCGGCGCGCGGCTTGCGGTTCTCGGCCGCAACGGCATGGGCAAGACGACGCTGCTCGCTACGCTCGCCGGCCAGACGCGCCGTTACAACGGACGCATCCGTATCGGCGAGGCCGACGTCACCACGCTGCCGAGCGCATCACGCGCGTTGAAAGGCCTCGGCTTCGTGCCGCAGGCGCGCTGCGTCTTCCCGTCGCTGACGGTTGAGGAAAATCTCTTCGTCGGTCTCAAGGGCCGGCCGAAGACGGCGCTGAGCGAGGCCTATGAGATGTTCCCGCGCCTCTACGAGCGGCGCCGAAACCTCGGCTTGCAGCTTTCCGGCGGCGAGCAGCAGATGTTGTCAACCGCCCGCTCGATCCTCGGCCGCCCCTCGGTCCTGCTGCTCGACGAGCCGCTCGAAGGACTGGCGCCGGTCATCTGCGAGGAACTGATGAAGGCTTTCGCCGAGCTCGCGAAGACCGGCGACATGACCATCCTGCTGGTGGAGCAGCGCATCCAGAGCGCCCTCGATTTCGCCGACCGGGTGATCATCCTGGAGCGCGGCAGGCTCGCCTGGAGCGGAACGCCGGAGGCGCTGGCGAAGGAGCAGGCCACGGTCGAGCGGCTGCTGGGGGTCGGCGGCTTGCATTGA
- a CDS encoding branched-chain amino acid ABC transporter permease: MATMNEAATALSAGRRGFGRDLAGLAVILVLAAIGYLLFPNNLALLTRITAIALLVLSLDLVTGYCGVATLGHAALFGSGAYAAGIAAVHFGITDPLLMVAAGILGGAVAGLACGVVILRAHGLPQLVLSIALIHLFHEFANKASSWTGGSDGLAGIAPDPLIGLFAFDLWGRTAYVFGVVLLAIVFVLLRLVVRSPFGMLCRGIKEDSIRIRAMGASPTIAILKMYVISGAVAGVGGALNAVSTQVVGLDSLSFTLSAEGLVMLVLGGTGSLFGALTGTIVFMFFEDLVSAANPFHWLTMVGALLIAVVLFAPKGLYGTVAEILARRREAGR; this comes from the coding sequence ATGGCAACGATGAACGAAGCAGCCACGGCACTTTCTGCGGGCAGGCGGGGGTTCGGCCGCGATCTTGCCGGCCTCGCCGTGATCCTCGTGCTGGCCGCCATCGGCTACCTCCTCTTTCCGAACAATCTCGCGCTGCTCACCCGCATCACCGCGATCGCGCTGCTGGTCCTCTCGCTCGATCTCGTCACCGGCTATTGCGGCGTCGCGACCCTCGGCCATGCCGCTCTGTTCGGCAGCGGCGCCTATGCCGCCGGGATCGCGGCCGTGCATTTCGGCATTACCGATCCGCTCCTCATGGTCGCCGCCGGTATCCTCGGCGGTGCGGTGGCGGGGCTCGCCTGCGGGGTCGTGATCCTTCGGGCGCACGGTCTCCCGCAGCTCGTGCTCTCGATCGCGCTCATCCATCTCTTCCATGAATTCGCCAACAAGGCCTCGTCCTGGACGGGGGGAAGCGACGGACTGGCCGGCATCGCGCCCGATCCGCTCATCGGTCTCTTCGCCTTCGACCTCTGGGGCCGCACGGCCTATGTCTTCGGCGTCGTGCTGCTCGCAATCGTCTTCGTGCTCCTGCGCCTCGTCGTGCGCTCGCCCTTCGGCATGCTCTGCCGCGGCATCAAGGAGGACTCGATCCGCATTCGGGCGATGGGCGCGTCGCCGACGATCGCCATCCTCAAGATGTATGTGATTTCCGGCGCCGTCGCCGGCGTCGGCGGGGCGCTCAACGCCGTCTCGACCCAGGTCGTCGGTCTCGACAGCCTCTCCTTCACGCTCTCGGCCGAAGGCCTGGTCATGCTCGTGCTCGGCGGTACCGGCTCGCTCTTCGGGGCGCTTACCGGCACGATCGTCTTCATGTTCTTCGAAGACCTCGTCTCGGCGGCCAACCCGTTCCATTGGCTGACCATGGTCGGGGCCCTGTTGATCGCGGTCGTGCTCTTTGCGCCGAAAGGGCTTTACGGCACGGTCGCAGAAATCCTCGCGCGGCGAAGGGAGGCGGGCCGATGA
- a CDS encoding ABC transporter ATP-binding protein produces MSAIFEARNLKRSFGGLAVTNDVSLSMAPGDRVALIGPNGAGKTTFVNLVTGNLKPDAGEVRIGGETVTHIGAIGRVRRGLVRSFQVTRLFQDMTPAEHVALAILQRDGRAGRMFGNFLAMPGVMAEAGSLLGKLGLRDLAHRPVRQIAYGQQRLLEIAVALALKPKVLLLDEPAAGVPQSDTGRIEQALAELPDDLAVLMIEHDMDLVFRFAKRVIVLAAGMVIFDGSPADVTKDPRVREAYLGSYADAGSAA; encoded by the coding sequence ATGAGCGCCATATTCGAAGCCAGAAATCTCAAGCGCTCCTTCGGCGGTCTCGCCGTCACCAACGATGTCAGCCTTTCCATGGCGCCGGGCGACCGCGTCGCCCTGATCGGCCCCAACGGTGCCGGCAAGACGACCTTCGTCAATCTCGTCACCGGTAATCTGAAGCCGGATGCCGGAGAGGTGCGGATCGGCGGCGAAACCGTCACCCATATCGGCGCGATCGGCCGCGTCCGCCGCGGCCTCGTGCGTTCGTTCCAGGTGACGCGCCTTTTCCAGGACATGACGCCCGCCGAGCACGTGGCGCTCGCGATCCTGCAGCGCGACGGCCGGGCGGGCCGCATGTTCGGCAATTTCCTGGCGATGCCCGGGGTGATGGCAGAGGCCGGTAGCCTGCTTGGCAAGCTTGGCCTGCGCGATCTGGCGCACCGGCCGGTGCGCCAGATCGCCTACGGCCAACAGCGGCTGCTGGAGATCGCGGTGGCGCTGGCGCTCAAACCTAAGGTGCTGCTGCTCGACGAGCCGGCAGCCGGCGTGCCGCAGAGCGACACGGGCCGCATCGAGCAGGCGCTCGCCGAGCTTCCCGATGACCTTGCCGTCCTGATGATCGAGCACGACATGGATCTCGTCTTTCGCTTCGCCAAGCGCGTGATCGTGCTTGCTGCCGGCATGGTCATCTTCGACGGCTCTCCAGCCGACGTCACCAAAGATCCGCGTGTGCGCGAAGCCTATCTCGGGAGCTATGCCGATGCCGGCAGCGCCGCTTGA